One window of the Trifolium pratense cultivar HEN17-A07 linkage group LG2, ARS_RC_1.1, whole genome shotgun sequence genome contains the following:
- the LOC123910743 gene encoding nifU-like protein 2, chloroplastic: MQGVVLLNAQSYYCRGTALQPSSSSSSSSAATKKDTKRFFGTHLLPLKKRTNNNNLWFHSPHSTPPFVIKAVATPNPAVELPLTAENVETVLDEIRPYLISDGGNVALHEIDGNVVRLKLQGACGSCPSSVMTMKMGIERRLMEKIPEIVAVEPIADEETGLELNDENIEKVLEEIRPYLVGAAGGSLELVAIEEPIVKVRITGPAAGVMTVRVAVTQKLREKIPSIAAVQLL, encoded by the exons ATGCAAGGTGTGGTGCTGCTCAACGCACAATCTTACTACTGCAGAGGCACCGCCCTTcaaccttcttcttcttcttcctcttcctccgCCGCCACCAAAAAg GATACAAAAAGGTTTTTCGGTACccatcttcttcctcttaaGAAGAGGACAAATAACAATAATCTTTGGTTTCATTCACCGCACTCTACACCTCCATTTG TTATAAAGGCAGTTGCAACTCCAAATCCAGCTGTAGAATTACCATTAACTGCTGAAAATGTAGAAACTGTGTTGGATGAAATTCGGCCGTATCTCATTTCAGACGGTGGAAATGTCGCACTGCATGAAATCGATGGCAATGTTGTACGCTTGAAGTTACAGGGTGCTTGTGGATCTTGTCCCAGTTCTGTTATGACAATGAAAATGGGCATTGAACGTCGATTAATGGAAAAGATCCCTGAAATAGTCGCAGTCGAACCCATAGCTGATGAAGAAACCGGTCTTGAGCTAAATGATGAAAATATAGAGAAG GTTCTAGAGGAAATAAGGCCGTACCTGGTTGGGGCAGCTGGTGGATCTCTTGAATTGGTAGCTATTGAGGAGCCAATTGTAAAGGTCCGAATCACAGGTCCAGCTGCTGGTGTCATGACTGTGCGTGTTGCTGTTACACAGAAATTGCGAGAAAAAATACCTTCCATAGCAGCGGTTCAGCTGTTGTGA
- the LOC123910744 gene encoding uncharacterized protein LOC123910744, with product MEPEPIISESPTVDYSSTVDTSRPFSSVKEAVAIFGERLLVGEIYSPSPKPFSFSETTTSTTSATTAPYYSPSVTIKREPSWRSMPSSPSPFSPIKSPSSFKEEENNNNNTNSLFDTVKKLEAELEKTKTELKMLKERGSETEVALATLNAELHKNMSKLAQAEAAAAGKAAAKTVRFENIVERQNIHNNIKEGEKKMRNTQTLSEMINLGENDHLFGGGKKRFNNKSTKQKPIIPLLGDLFFKRKNSSSTNHHNNPLYASPF from the coding sequence atggaGCCCGAGCCTATCATCTCGGAGAGCCCTACGGTTGATTATAGCTCCACCGTGGACACATCTCGTCCTTTCAGCTCCGTCAAAGAAGCCGTAGCTATCTTCGGAGAACGCCTTCTTGTTGGAGAAATATACTCTCCATCTCCAAAACCATTCTCTTTCTCAGAaactactactagtactacGTCTGCTACTACCGCACCTTATTATTCTCCTTCGGTAACTATTAAGCGAGAACCATCATGGAGATCAATGccatcatcaccatcaccattTAGTCCCATCAAATCACCATCATCatttaaagaagaagaaaacaacaacaataatactAATAGCCTTTTTGATACAGTAAAGAAGCTAGAGGCGGAGCTTGAGAAAACGAAAACAGAATTGAAGATGTTGAAGGAAAGAGGGAGTGAAACAGAGGTAGCATTGGCAACATTGAATGCTGAGCTTCACAAGAACATGTCCAAATTGGCTCAAGCTGAAGCTGCTGCAGCTGGAAAAGCAGCTGCAAAAACTGTGAGGTTTGAGAACATTGTTGAGAGACAAAacattcataataatattaagGAAGGTGAAAAAAAGATGAGGAATACACAAACACTGTCTGAGATGATTAATCTTGGAGAAAATGATCATCTttttggaggagggaaaaagaGGTTTAATAATAAGAGCACTAAGCAGAAGCCTATTATTCCTCTTCTTGGTGAtttgtttttcaaaagaaaGAATTCTTCTTCTACTAATCACCATAATAATCCTCTTTATGCTTCTCCTTTTTAA